A portion of the Lentimicrobiaceae bacterium genome contains these proteins:
- a CDS encoding cysteine desulfurase, with translation MKKRIYLDYAATTPTDQRVVEAMLPYFTQEYGNASSLHALGANAKTTLGNCRRTIAGFVGAEPEEIIFTSGGTEANNFALKGIAFANRYRGNHIIVSAIEHDCVLNTAKWLEDTGFVVSYLPVESDGLVNPEMLQRMINPRTILVSVMHANNEIGTIQPLEAIGKICYQRHVYFHSDACQSFGKIPLNVNALHIDLLTLNSHKIYGPKGVGALYVRKGTVVTPLLHGGGQEYGLRSTTENLPGIVGFAKAAELCFAEMEEERKRQLRLRDKIIYALQEFQEDAYLNGDPMQRLPGNINFSFHGLEGETIRLMLLLDEEGIAVSTGSACSNNDKSYNASHVLQAIGRDPFEARGAIRLSIGRFTTEEDVDFFLETMKNALFRLHPIFS, from the coding sequence ATGAAAAAAAGAATCTATCTGGACTATGCCGCCACTACTCCCACCGACCAAAGGGTAGTGGAAGCCATGCTCCCCTATTTTACCCAGGAATATGGCAATGCTTCCAGTCTGCATGCCTTGGGTGCAAATGCCAAAACTACTCTGGGAAATTGCCGTCGCACCATTGCCGGTTTTGTTGGTGCCGAACCGGAAGAAATCATTTTTACTTCGGGCGGAACCGAAGCCAACAATTTTGCCCTGAAAGGCATTGCTTTTGCCAACCGTTACCGTGGAAACCACATCATTGTTTCTGCCATCGAGCATGATTGTGTGTTGAATACAGCAAAATGGCTCGAAGATACAGGTTTTGTGGTAAGCTACCTGCCTGTGGAAAGCGACGGATTGGTGAATCCGGAGATGTTGCAACGCATGATCAATCCCCGCACCATCCTCGTGTCGGTGATGCACGCCAATAACGAGATAGGAACCATTCAGCCGCTGGAAGCCATCGGGAAAATTTGTTACCAACGCCATGTGTATTTTCATTCCGATGCCTGCCAGTCGTTTGGTAAAATTCCTTTGAATGTAAACGCACTACACATTGATTTGCTTACGCTGAATTCCCACAAAATTTATGGCCCGAAAGGCGTGGGTGCATTATATGTGAGAAAAGGAACCGTAGTTACTCCTTTGTTGCATGGAGGCGGGCAGGAATACGGACTGCGTTCCACCACCGAGAACCTGCCCGGCATTGTAGGCTTTGCCAAAGCCGCTGAATTATGTTTTGCAGAAATGGAAGAAGAACGCAAACGGCAGCTTCGTCTCCGTGATAAAATTATTTATGCCCTGCAGGAATTTCAGGAAGATGCTTACCTGAACGGAGACCCGATGCAACGGCTTCCCGGTAACATCAATTTCAGTTTCCATGGGCTGGAAGGCGAAACCATACGACTGATGCTGCTCCTGGACGAAGAAGGAATTGCCGTTTCCACAGGTTCTGCCTGTTCCAATAACGACAAAAGTTACAATGCCTCCCATGTGTTGCAAGCCATCGGACGCGATCCTTTTGAAGCCCGCGGCGCTATCCGTTTAAGCATCGGACGTTTTACCACCGAAGAAGATGTGGACTTTTTTCTTGAAACAATGAAAAATGCTTTATTCCGGTTGCATCCCATTTTTAGCTGA
- a CDS encoding DUF6356 family protein, producing the protein MQTNNPFTKYPKDVGMTYRQHMCFALMLARVTFVCAVASVVHAFFPFFFTHSTSKRIFKLYDLLKNRIK; encoded by the coding sequence ATGCAAACAAACAATCCTTTTACAAAATATCCGAAAGATGTAGGCATGACTTACCGGCAGCATATGTGTTTTGCGCTGATGCTTGCACGTGTTACTTTCGTTTGTGCCGTAGCCTCGGTAGTCCATGCCTTTTTCCCTTTCTTTTTTACACACAGTACCAGCAAAAGGATTTTTAAACTTTACGATTTGCTTAAAAACAGAATAAAATAA
- a CDS encoding AccI family restriction endonuclease has protein sequence MKTKIMHPFERILSVSTVDIELELRGITEISWADFLLNPRKLRGSDFLMRWSQGVWSENRLVEAINKTNQFYAIAYGPSGTAPDNDVRAFELYFERLEAAGLGNIKRPDLLIFKISDKTFVDKFLNDIGGEGELPFISEDKLQGLISKAIIAVECENSLWVAEKMPDYKTPLKAQKRLGGKHGLSKTAVLPTVIIKEEDRVPLSKWQEENEVPIHVWHVFFDRAYGLSFDEAQRLVNEGLILPTEQVFQAPGGATTKKAIYKYYYHYAYPLGIASERPKLIPAFIEDKNGHILPYVKFEGGSLEIDNETINVLNKI, from the coding sequence TTGAAAACAAAAATCATGCATCCATTTGAAAGAATATTATCAGTTTCAACAGTTGATATCGAATTAGAATTAAGAGGAATTACTGAAATCAGTTGGGCTGATTTTCTTCTAAATCCGAGAAAATTAAGAGGCAGCGATTTTTTGATGCGATGGTCTCAAGGTGTTTGGAGTGAAAACCGTTTGGTTGAGGCAATAAACAAGACAAACCAATTTTATGCGATAGCTTATGGTCCGAGTGGAACAGCTCCAGACAATGATGTCAGAGCATTTGAACTTTACTTTGAAAGATTAGAAGCAGCAGGTTTGGGAAATATTAAACGTCCTGACTTATTAATTTTCAAAATCTCTGACAAAACTTTCGTTGATAAATTTCTTAATGATATAGGCGGTGAAGGAGAATTGCCTTTTATTTCTGAAGACAAACTACAAGGCTTAATTTCAAAAGCAATCATCGCAGTTGAATGTGAAAATTCACTTTGGGTTGCAGAAAAAATGCCAGATTATAAAACCCCATTAAAAGCTCAAAAACGACTTGGTGGAAAACATGGGCTATCAAAAACTGCTGTTCTTCCTACTGTTATTATTAAAGAAGAAGACCGGGTGCCTTTAAGTAAATGGCAAGAAGAAAACGAAGTCCCGATTCACGTTTGGCACGTTTTCTTTGATAGAGCTTATGGACTTTCTTTTGATGAAGCACAAAGACTGGTTAACGAAGGATTAATACTTCCTACCGAACAAGTTTTTCAAGCTCCCGGTGGCGCCACAACTAAAAAAGCGATATACAAATACTACTATCATTATGCCTATCCACTAGGAATTGCATCTGAAAGACCTAAACTGATTCCTGCTTTCATTGAAGATAAAAATGGGCATA